In Quercus robur chromosome 11, dhQueRobu3.1, whole genome shotgun sequence, the sequence AAGAGTAAACTTTATTACAACACTTTTAAAAGCGTTGTAATAGGCCATCAATAGAAGGAAAAGAGTAAATCCTATTACAGCGCTTTTAAAAGAGTTGTAATAGGCCACCTACCGAAGGGAAAAAAAGTAAACCCTATTATtacagcgcttttaaaagcacTATAGCAGGCCATGTCAATAGAAGGAAAATAGTAAACCCTATTACAATGCTATTAAAAGTGCTGTAATAGGCTATCAATAGAAGGAAAAGAGTAAACCCTATTACAACACTTTTAAAGTGATGTAATAGgtcacttaaaaaatatatatataaaaataaaaatattaatgtaacaataataatgaaaaaaaattaataggaaataattattttaatttgaaacctATAGCGGCGGTTTTGAAATCGTTAAAATAGGTTTACATATGAAGAACCCTAAAGTAGCGATTTTAAAACCGCATGAATAGgctgtttaccaaaaaaaaaaaaaaacacaatgaaAATTAAACCCTATAGTAGCGGTTTTAAAACACCGTAAGGCCACTTATACTAGTAGTTTAAAAAATTGCCACTATAGGAGATCTATAGTAGCGGTTTAGAAAGTGTTGGCTTTAAACTGCCGTACTAGGTCAACCTATACCAACGGTTTCTAAAAGCATCGCTATTGGTTGTCCTATTACGGCGGTTTCGAAAAGCTTTGGGAAAAAAAACACTGGTGTAGGATGAGTTTTTTGTAGTGTGGTCACAAGATGCCCGTTACTAAATATTTCAACAATTAcgtttatattatttgattgtCATCGGCTCAACCCCAGACAATTGCCTACGGTTAACAAATAGAAATGGCCTCATAATTTTGGTCCAAAAGAATATATTTCATacttatttactttttcttttggaaaagtttttatttctaactaaatttaaagaaatccataaacattttttttctttccatctcACTTAAATCAAAAGTTATCTCCctccccccctctctctcttccaccCAAAATTAACTCTCAATTTTGAGAGAGAACAAATCCCCTCGACTTGGACCTATTATACAACCCTAATGGGACTCCCCCGCTCTCCATCCCCATGAATCAATCATATCTCTTGATAAACATCAAAATATTGATATAGACACCACCACCCAAGCATtgctaataatattatttgataAGTTGGCCTCTCTATATTGATATTTATAGAAATGCAACATCTGTTGATATCAATTGTTATGaatgatatataataaaagcGATATCAATAATGAATTCATGTAAGAATATGTTACTGATCACAAATTTCTATAttaataagttgtgaaaaaatttgaatttgtaacatttctcttatatttatccacatctctctcaaaaaatttgATGTGCTTTTCTTCTTGGCAATAAAAAGTTACGGCAATTAATAGgagtatttttaaaaagtttctaatttaatttattttaatattcacATGTTAGCAATTAAATAAGACAATAAGTTTTGAGAACTAGTAATTGTAGGGCTTTTCCCTAAAGAGGGAGCTCTTCTAGAAATTCTCAAAGGCCAGGGTTGAACCCAGGCCTAAGAGGGGGTTTGGAAATAGTTTTCACCAGCAATAGACGCGCCTCAGTTAGAACCTCACTAGCTGCATCATTGCCCCAAGCGCATAGATTGATTGTTGATGTGGTTTTGCTCTACATTTATATTCAACTATGCAGCTCAGTCTGCCGGACACAAACAATGTGGGTTGCAATTCTCTTttacagaaaaaaaagaaaaaaattgtgatcAGTTTCTCCCTTGTTCGCTGCAGCCTATATATGTGTCAGTTTCAGTTTTATaactaattttaaataaaaataattttattcagcATACTATTTAAATGCACTGAAGTAATATGTGGAAATGTTCATTATTTGATGTAAgtttgtaaaattattataaggctacaaaattattttttaaactgtGGAACagatttgacttttttttaatgaatgatattttctagccaaaaaaagaaaaaaaaaaaaattcttcagaAATTTTCGTTTCACCAATGTTTTAATTGAATTAGGATGGAAAGACATaataaagaagaggaaaaaaaacaaaaaagaaaagaaaatttcgaTAGTCATATAGATGCACTTAATACCAGGCAAACTACATCAACTTAAACTGgttttattgaaagagaatcAATACTTAGGACCATAGATCCACAATAGTTCAAATTTTTAGGTAGAGATAATCCTTATTTCTTAGCTACTTTAAATTATGGAAATGCCTCAATTACAGATTGCAAAGCACGAATTGATTTCACTGTGTATCTACTAAATCCAGCTTCTCCAAGAATAAATCCCCACTCTTTCAAGGTCCTCTCTTTGCCCGTAGTTGTATGGGCCATTATCACCATGTCTAGCATCAACCTTGCATCAGTTAGCTTGTCCATTTCCTCTTGTTCTTGGATCACAGCATCAACAATTATTACCTTTCCCTTGTCCTCTGGAATTGCTTCTTTGCATTTTTTAAGGATTTGGATGCACTCTTTGTCTGCCCAATCATGCAGAACCCACTGCAATTTTCAAAGTAAACTACTTAAGCCAAAGAACCAGATATCACAAAAAGGGTGTACTTAAACTTgagaaatacaaaattaattttgattctaataGAGAACCATATGATATTACATTTTACATAAAAGGAGTATGGGAGCCAAGGAAAAATTTAAGCTTACGGTTGAAGTAACAATATTGCTATTTTAAACCAAAGAAGTTCGGACGCTTCAATAAAATCCTTGACATGTCCTTGTCAAGCAtgacaaacaaaaatatgtCTAGGATAATTTTTTGCGtcggaagaaaaaaaaacaatataatttcttatttaaaaattcCTTCTATTTTAAACACAATTTCAacgattttattttgaaaacttaaacataaaatatgtttttaaaattactaaaatatacCGAAAgatatgtattaattaatttctataatttttgtatattgTGTGTCGTGTTTTGTAACTCTTGttcatgtttcttattttcaaatacATAGTATTGTCTTATCTAATAGGCTTAATGACATATATTTCGGAGGTATATGAAagatttgaaagttgaaactactTGAAGACCTTTTACAAAAccttttatgtgtgtgtttcaGCTAGGTGAACAGCAGGTCTTCTTAAGTGGCttcctaaacatataaaagacCTATACACCCAGGGCAGCATTTCATTTGCATGACTTACCAATATGAAAGCAGCATCGGCCTTTGGAACACTTTCAAACATATCACCCCCAACATGTTCAACTCCGCTGATCTCTGCAGCAACAGAGACAACATGAGGAAGATCAAAGTTGATGCCTTGAAGCCATGGACATGCCTTAACCAACAACTTTATGGTGGTTCCATTGCCTCCACCCACATCTACCAAACTGCTAAGCCCACCAAATAATCCTGGACAACCTTGAATCATCGCTGGCACCACCAGCCTTGCATCACAAGCCATTGCTTCATTGAAGAGCTGGCTATGATCAGGATTTGCTGCTGTATAGCTCCATAAATCTTCACCATGAGCCTTCTCAAATGACGAAGTTCCATTAGTTAGAACTCGGGCACTTAGACTAAGCCATGGTGCCAGCATCACTGGGCTGCTGTCCATCAAAATAAAAGCAGCCATGCTATGTTCTCCTTGTCTCATCAAACGGCGAGATAGAGGCGTTTGTGCATAACCTGGGAACAGTAGTGGAGCCAAGATTTAGTATCAGAAGACAAAATATACAACATACTTTGCTTGTCTTCCACACGCACAAACATGACTAGATGCATATATAATGCATAAACATATGATACTTAACATCAATTTAAACAACACAATGCTACTCATttgaatattatattatattttaatgtaAGAGAATTCAAGGAAAGATAGCATATCAAgtatattatgttatttataaagatatttttatatatgaataaatTGGGTTGTCATAATTATAAATAGTCAACGTTCTActtaaatttttcataaaatgatttttagtGATTAGATAAATCTCAAATAAAGCTTCCAAGTTAGTTTttgttaaattcaaaaaattttaatcatatatatattttgtatatttaaaactcCATAATTTAACTTGAAAATAACATCAAAATTTGTagtttataatattatatttaatcctaaaatttattacttatacaCTCGCTTtgtgaaaaatgataaaatattagATAAAGAAATGTAtagaatgattaaaaaaaaaaaaaaacagttgggGAACTCCCCCCTTGCCTGGGGAGCCTTGGGTAGTGAGTTTCTCTTTGAATATTCCACGGTGCATTAGGAACCTCATAATGCGATAGAGTGGGGAAGAAGCACATCCTAGAGTTGAAGACAAGTCCGAGAGTGCAATGGGGCTTCCATGGCTTTCAATGGCATCAGCTATCCCAAGATCAATGGCACACTTGACTACAGCCATTTCTGAAAAGCCCAATATGTACTTCCAGATATTTATGTCtgcatgttcttcttcttcttcttcatggtGAAACTCTCTTTGTGTTTCttccatctctttctctcttccctccACTCTCAGTATGAGCAATCTATTAATTCTACTTGAGCTAGGTAAGACATTTCAGGTTGATGGTTCATATACACAAGAAGAATTGTTGCGCAATAGGAAAATGTAGCTATCACTATGATTtactttcaagatttttttactactatttttattttatttcctttagtGCTAATCCAGCCAAAAGGATTTGTCCTACTTTTTGACTAGTACtcttgctttatatatatatatatatatatatttatataaagcAAGAGTACTAGTCAAAAAGTAGGacaaatctttatatatatatatatatatatatatatatagagagagagagagagagagagagagagagagagagagagagagagagagagagagagagagagagagagagagaggtgaatcCAATGAGATCAAACCCTAATATTCTTTATGATAAACTTGGAATTATATGATtattgttctttatcattaaatcaaaccattaattgatttttggtataaataatatttgaactTAAGTTCCTTATTAGACATTAGATGACAAAAACCGCTTGAACTAATTGAAACCATTAAACCTGAATAATTGAACAAAGGCAGATGCAACTAGATGGAGAGACCCTTAGCTTTTTGTTTGGTAGAACTCAATAGATGGAGAGATGCCACTAGATGGAGATCAAACTcttagctttttatttatttatttatatatatatatatatatatatatatatatatataaaatttattttttggctatTTAACAAAAAGCCTGATAGAGAGAAGTCAGTAGATAGAGAGactactttagtttttttttttttttcctctttttgtgtgtgtgtgtggggggggggggggggggggggctattTAACAAAAAGCCTAATAGATAGAAGTTAGTAGATGGAGAGACCCTTAGCTTTTTGTTAggttatttaacaaaaaaaatctgatgGGTAGAAGTCACTAGATGGAGTGAcccttagggtccgtttggtcgGAGgaatagaaaagtgggaggatggaaaattagtTGGAGGATGGCaaagtggaaggatagaaaagatttgaTTTTCCctcttgtgtgtttggttggaagggtggaaaagtaggagggtggaaaacttttttgtttggttggagagaaaaaggaaaggatggaaaatgtagtttatataaattgactattatacccttgttacataatatgtaagaaatatatttatttttattcattaaataatataaaattaaccacaacatacatataaatttatattattataatgtaaaaattagaatAGTGTACATATAAATTTGTAACATGTTCCTTATTAAAATCAACTTgcactaaaaaaaatgttaatttacACTCATTAACGTGTAACGTGGTCAGCAATTGGGCAAATTTACACTcattaaaaaaactttatctAACCATTCAACGTGGTCAGCAATTGGGCAAGCTTTCTTCACCATTCAACCAATGGTGTGTGAAGGTAAAGTGATAATGTGAAGGTAAAGTGATAAGGATGAAGCAAAAGTCATTAGGTCATAGGTGAGAGGTAGGTGAGATGAATAAATAGAGGGCATTTGTGTAAAGTGTATCTTTCAGCACTTTTCTCTTCTcattttcctcccaaattgggaggataaaaaaaggtGGGCTCGAAGGGAAAATTTACCCCCtattttctatctctctcttgttttctctccttaaccaaacagtggaaaatgtcattttctaccctatttttctcttcctattttccatccttcctGTTTTCACCtcaaccaaacatacccttaactttttgtttggttatttaacaaaaaaaatctgaCGAGTAGAAGTTACTAGATGGAGAGATCCTTTAGctttttatttggttatttgACTTAAAAACCTGATGCAtcgagatatatatatatatatatatatatatatttttacaaataattacaacatgctgttAACCCCGCAGTTCGAATCCTTTCCCCCTTAGACCCCTAAGCAAtttgtgcatggggaggtgccaattcagctacaaggcctttggctgCATCGAGATATGTTGGTATGTCTAATGATaggaaatttaaaattattaccaattttaatataaaattttattttacgtGACAATAAATATGTgcgattacttttttttttttttttgataaaaaacaTGAACTACTCATTCATATGAAAGAGATACATCAGTGAAAGCCAACAAAACAACTGggagaaaacaaacaaactatgCACCCCCCTCCCCCATGAACCCAAGAGCCCATCTAAATTCTTGTGCTTGCATATTACAATTTTGGGGCTTCTTTCCTTGGGCTCTAGCAACCCTTTTTAAAGGGGTATTGGTGGGCTCATAATAGGGAGATGGAGTACTTATGGGTAAATGGCAAGGAGATTTTTGGGCCTCAGAGGGAAACAAAAGTAAGCCCAAAATCGAAGCTTTGACTTCTGCATGGAGGACCCTTGGGAAACATGAAAGAGCATGTATGAAGAGGGCGCTGGGCTCAAGGGGCGGACTAGACAGCACACCTGACTTGCTGCCTTGCTGTCGGTTCATGTTGTTGGAGCATGTGCGATTTGACAAAGCAACTGAGTGCCTCGCTCGCTCCGTGCCCCTACTCGCTAGACTCACCAGACTCCGTACACCAGCGCCATCATCCTTTCCTTTCTCCGCCGGTCCACTTCTGCTAGCAACTCCATGTTTCACAAAAACCCTCACACAACCACAATATTCTCTGATCCAATCCCCAAAAAGCCGAAGACGGCTGAACTTACCTTGGAACCCCAAACGATGCTTCTCACCAAGACCCACAAAAACACAGATAAAGCAAAAGAAGGGAAGCCATTTCATTTGAACACAAGATTTGAACATAAGTTGGAGGACCTTTATTCCCCTATCTACAGGTTTTAGATCTGAACCTATCCTCCAGACAAACGGACTTACCTTGATGAGAAACAGACAAACCATAGATCCGAAACCCAGGTCCGGTCGCAAGGTTGAAACGGCGACTTCATCTTCCTTATCTGTAAGTTGAAAATGCTAAAAGCCCCTAGTGATTGCAAGATTCATGATGCTAAGGAGTTTTAATCAGACCTTGTGGGCTACAAAGACTCAGAGAAGGAACCCGTATAGATGGAGGGAGAGAACTTGTACTAAAACCAAGAGAAAAGAACTCCtacagagggagagagaaaactttctctctcctacAAGCTGTAGGAGAGAGAAAGGTATTCATGTATATGTGTGATTActtaataagtaaatatttaaatgatttCTTTATAAGTAGTGACACACCCGTTTGTaagatttataaaaatttgtaacatttctatatatatatatatatatatatatagctctTTACATTAGCCTAGCCTAATTCAGTACAATAGGCATTTTAATAATCCATCTTGAGTACTTGCTATTAACTAAGCTAtctgttcatcaaaaaaacTAAGCTATCTAGTTGGCTAATTGCcttcgcaaaaaaaaaaaaaaaaaaaaaaaaggctaattgTAGTGCACGTTTTTCACGGAATATTAATGTAAAACATGTGTTTTGCttcatataattttctttactaTTCCGAATCCTAAATTAGATCTGGAGTACCAAACCCGAAATTGTGATTGGCAGGTAGATTGATTGATCCATTTATATTGATCAGTGCATCTTTGTCGGCCACATAGTTATTATAAGCAAATACAAGACGCATATTTTAGGCCCAGGAGCTGATAGGATATGGAGTTTGCAATCAACAAGCAATATAACAACTCCCTCTAAAAAAGCAATCAATAAAACAACATGACCTATCCCATatcctcaaaaaataaaaagtatatttacattaaaattttccctttcccttttcttttagcTAGTGATTGAATTTTATTAGGATATTTACTTCtggtttaaaaaattataccagACCAACTACTCAAACTTGTTCAATCATATGGACATGACAGAAACGCTAAGAGCCTCTTATAGCTCTAGGATTCAAATTCTGGTCACATTCTCtagttgtaactattgaattatctaAAAAATGTACAAAGACATGAACCAATTCTAACAATATCTTTTAActataatttcaactaaccgGTTAAAACCCAAATAAATCACGAACAAATTCAGAAATTTAAGCTTATATTATTAGTAAACAAAGCagtccatttttttaattataaattgaacatttatttttttttcttttatcattcgCCCACATTGATTTGTATCAATCTATTACATAAACGGATACAATGCATCAAAAAATCAATGTTTGATTGAATAACATTTTCAAACTCCGACTCCACCTTGTGCTTAGAATAATATTGTATTCAATTTAAGAACATTTTTATTACCAAAAGGACAAATGCTGACATGCATATTTGGTGCTAGCTTTATTTGAGGAAAGTAATATTTTCTTATGAAGATTATTGCTTTGCTTAACAAATATATGtcatcaaaaataaaacttaaaaaaaaaataaatcttaaactAAACATTGTAAGGGATTTATAACTCAACCCCTCCAAAAACAAATGTATGCTGCAAAATAAGTAGTGAGCACACGGTATTCTTTAGTAAAAGGCGAAAGAATAGTTCGACTTGTGCTCACCACACGGCTCAGTGAGTTTGACCATTTTGGTATAGCACCTTATAATTATGAGTCACCCATTATTTGTTTTATCTTCTTTACAATGTGGGGCGAAGTTATATTCCGCATTAATTAGGTGTCAACAAGAATTTATAAACCATAAACCTACGGTATGCTTGATGGAATTTGTGCATACTGAGTTATATAATCCAAAAGGGTCTAGAAATATtgatactaaaaaaaaagtcaacagGAATGGTGCAACATTATTAGTGTGTTTTTAATTACATCCTTGAAATCTATTTTCAATTATATTcatgcactacaaaaaaattggACTATTGTGGTGGGTATAAAAACCGCCACTATATGTCACCTATTGCGGCGTTTCCTGTGACCGCCTATGTACATAGGGTCTGTTGTGGCATTTTTTTGGACCACTGgcatatatatgttttatagACTTTAGGTATAGACTTTTGCGGTGTCCTATAGCGGAGAGACATAAAACTATTGCCATATATATGTTTTAGTGGCGGTAATGTAGATATAGTGGCGCTCCAGAAAACCCGTCGcaataaatatatcattttgcGCAGATGATATAGCAGTAGTAGAGAAAAACGCTGCAGTATTTGAGATTAGCGGCATTTTGTATGACTGCTGCAATAGGGTCTCCTGTTGTGGCGTTTTACTTTAGTTATAGTGGCGGGTTAGACCGCCGCGATAGACCTTCTAAATCTGCACCGCTCCCCAAATcttccctttgttttttttggcttttcatTTTAGCGCCTCTtcatttttgcttttcatttttgcGAAAAACAATggatctctctatctctcattcATTGTATCTCTCTCATTCACTGTATCTCTATCTGATTCACTTCGGAGACCCAAAAtcacagctctctctctctctctagctcttACTCTCCCTCGCAGACCCAAAATCCCACCCAAACCCTATTTATCTCactctagctctctctctctctctctctctctctctctctctctatttctcccACTCTTCGTCGCAGACCCAAAGTTCCAATCCACCTCGTCGACGCCACCTAGCAACCCTAATCCACCTCATCGGCACCACCTCATCTCACTCCCAAAATACCAAACGCTCTCTCTGTAAGTTGTCTTGAgcactctctctattttttattttttttatctctgtGTTGGTTTGAGATTTTCAAATGTGCGTTGGTttgttaatgaaaaaaaaatttcaaatattttttttggtcttggtttgtgtttggttgctgagaaaatagtagaaaggaaaggaaaattagAGGGAAATTAGCTCAGTTCAAATTTCTTTGCATGCATGCACTGTTTAAGATAATTTGTCTACACTCTCATCTTGtggggttgatttttttttctctgtgtcTCAGTTTTGGAGTTTTTAAGGTTCTAGATTGCTCTGTAAAAGACAGTTCCTTCTTGATTAATTTTCACAAATCGGgtcttattgtatttttttaattaattttaatgatgGGTTTTAGGCATGTAAGATAATGTTGTTGGATTAAGGTTTGGTTGGGCTGATTTGGGAGTTTGGAGTTTAACAACAATTGTTTTGTTGctgtttgtttgtgtgttttgatttttttttttttacttttggttGCCAAATGCAAGATTGTATTTGGGTTTCTTTAAAGCTGAACTATGTTTTAATTTAGTGTGGTTGATATTCTTACTAATTAAATAGAAAGTTTTTAGAATGTAGTTCTTGCTAGTTATTGGTATTTAGATACAATGTACCTTTGGTCTGAAATTGTCTCATGGATTTTGCtagaagagggaaaagaaataatgaaataagAGAATAAGACAGTTGTGTAAATGCCACCTTGGTGAAGCCCAAATATCCAATTATGTTTTTGTTAGATTGCTGGATTGTGTGATTTAAGGGTTTATACTCTATTTATCATCGATGGCTTACCAGAAAAGGGAGGAAATGCATTTTGGATTCAAGTAATTTTGttgttaataataattagtCACATGCAGAACAGTTATTGTTCATTCATATTACATTtttctgcttttgtttttgtttttgtttcttttttgttatgttATGTAATGTGTCCAACATTATATTTCATTCATATCAACTTGTTTT encodes:
- the LOC126706767 gene encoding acetylserotonin O-methyltransferase-like — encoded protein: MEETQREFHHEEEEEEHADINIWKYILGFSEMAVVKCAIDLGIADAIESHGSPIALSDLSSTLGCASSPLYRIMRFLMHRGIFKEKLTTQGSPGYAQTPLSRRLMRQGEHSMAAFILMDSSPVMLAPWLSLSARVLTNGTSSFEKAHGEDLWSYTAANPDHSQLFNEAMACDARLVVPAMIQGCPGLFGGLSSLVDVGGGNGTTIKLLVKACPWLQGINFDLPHVVSVAAEISGVEHVGGDMFESVPKADAAFILWVLHDWADKECIQILKKCKEAIPEDKGKVIIVDAVIQEQEEMDKLTDARLMLDMVIMAHTTTGKERTLKEWGFILGEAGFSRYTVKSIRALQSVIEAFP